atatatattgggtagaacttatatatatttttttaaaataatgtttATCTGTGCAATTacatatttaataattatttattcTTACCACTAATGGTTAATTATTCCCTTTACATATTACTAATAAACACTTTATCATTGGTATAAGTATATAACATTTTGGGTCAATTTAAACTATTTAACTCACGCCCGTTAGGGTTGAGGGGGCGATGAAGCTCGATCGAGAGGTTGAGGGGCCGGACTTCAATCTTATTGAAGCGGTGGAACACCTTCAACTAAGAAGCTGATCTGCCCCTAGGTCAACCCTTTTCTTTCTACGTAGATAAGGCGCGGTTTGGACTGTTGGATGTCCGAACTGCCCCGTGTCAGACATCCATACTAGTACTGTCGCACCACCAAGCTATAGGAgattgaagaggataattttccttaactaaacggtctcaattttaaaaccaaaaccaaaccattcatTAAACGAATTCAAAAATTCCCGTGTAAACTTTAAGCAATAAaagttttttgtttgattttgacacttTTAAGTCTTAACATGGATACTAATTACAAAatttccttttcaaatttcactttccttctaTTTAAATTCCCTTGTAACCAAACACATTATTATATCAAtcaaaaattctattttttttataaaaaacatTCGAACCTTACCTTTTCTATCTCCAGCGACCAGCGTAATTGAATGGAGTTCGTGCTATACTTGTAAAGACGGAGCTTTCTCTGATTCGCTCATGGCGATACCTCCTCAAGCTTTCCTGCCAAGAAAGAGACGGCCTTCATCGAGCTCTTTCATTTCCCCTGATTTCTCCGACAGAAAACTCATTCAATCTATTCTGTTTCTCTCCCGAGAAATCTCCCTCCTTAAACCTCTACAGTTCCTTCTCAAACATATTTCCTCATCTATAATCCGCAAATTCAAGCTTCTCGCAATAGTATTCGAAGAAATTCTTAGCCTTCcaccttcttttctctctcaatccGCACTTCTCTGTTCCAAAGAATTATACCTCGTTTTACAGAGAACCAAAACCTTGATTGAAGACTGCTCTAATGGAAGCAAGATGTGGCTTTTGATTCAACATAAATCTGTTTCTCACGGTTTTCATCAGATAACAGTTGAAGTCGCAGCTCTGCTTGACGTCTTCCCTTTTAAAGAGTTCGATCTGAGCGATGACGTGAAGGAGCTCGTCGTTCTTCTTAAAAAGCAGTGCTGTGCGGCCAAAGCTTTCGTTGATCCTATCGCCGAGAATCTCATGCGAGAGGTTTTGAAGATGCTCGATCATATAGAGAGAGAACTCGTTCCTGAACAATCGAAGCTCGAGAGTATATTCGAGAGATTAGGGTTATTTGATTCGAAAAGTTGCAGAGATGAAATAGAGCGTCTCAAAGATGAGATCCCGAGCCTGGCTTCTGGGAACGAGAAATCAACGGTTCAGATGCTCTCAATGGTGGGCCTGGTGCAGTACGGGAAGTATGTTCTCTACGGTGCTTCTGCTTCCTCGCCTAAGAGAAGCACTAGATCACCAAACCCTTTTTCTGTGACGGATTTCCCGCCACCGGCAGATTTTCTGTGCTCGATTAGTCTCGAATTGATGACTGATCCAGTAGTTGTCGCTACAGGACAGACCTATGATCGGTCCTCTATCAGCCTCTGGATCAATTCTGGACGCGACACGTGTCCCAAAACGTGCCAAGTTCTAGCTCACAAGAATCTGATACCAAATTGTGCTTTGAAGAACTTGATCGTGTTGTGGTGCCGTGAAAATAAATTGCCACTTGAAACGGTGGAGACCAACGATAAATCTAACGGCGTTACTGTCAGCAAAGCTGCGTTAGAGGCAATGAGGATGACGGCGTCGTTTCTCGTCAATAAACTACGTGTTTTGCCGTCAACGGAGACGGTGGAATGGATCGTTCACGAGTTGCGGATTCTTGCTAAAACCGATTCCGAAAGCCGAGTGTGCATAGCCGAGTCTGGAGCGATTCCTTTGCTCGTGGGCTATTTAGGTTCAAATAATCCAGAAGTGCAAGTTGACGCCGTTACATCGTTACTCAACCTTTCTATCGTCGAAGCCAATAAAACGAGGATTATGGAAACAGACGGAGTTGTGGACGGCGTCGTTAGGGTGCTGAGATCAGGTGCCACGTGGGAAGCAAAAGGTAATGCTGCAACCACAATATTCAGCTTGTCTACTGTGCCTGTTTACAGGAAGAAGTTAGGGAGGAAGAAACGTGTCGTAAAAGGATTGGTGGAGCTTGCAAGAGTGGGACCCGCAATATCAAGGCAAGATGCTTTGGCTGCTCTTTTGAATTTGGCGGGAGAAAGGGATTGCATAGGGAGGTTGTTGGAGGGAGGGGTACTGGAAATGGCGGTGGAAATAATAGATGAGTCGCCGGAGGAGGTGGTAACGATTATGGCGGCGATGG
The nucleotide sequence above comes from Telopea speciosissima isolate NSW1024214 ecotype Mountain lineage chromosome 3, Tspe_v1, whole genome shotgun sequence. Encoded proteins:
- the LOC122655385 gene encoding U-box domain-containing protein 16-like, which gives rise to MAIPPQAFLPRKRRPSSSSFISPDFSDRKLIQSILFLSREISLLKPLQFLLKHISSSIIRKFKLLAIVFEEILSLPPSFLSQSALLCSKELYLVLQRTKTLIEDCSNGSKMWLLIQHKSVSHGFHQITVEVAALLDVFPFKEFDLSDDVKELVVLLKKQCCAAKAFVDPIAENLMREVLKMLDHIERELVPEQSKLESIFERLGLFDSKSCRDEIERLKDEIPSLASGNEKSTVQMLSMVGLVQYGKYVLYGASASSPKRSTRSPNPFSVTDFPPPADFLCSISLELMTDPVVVATGQTYDRSSISLWINSGRDTCPKTCQVLAHKNLIPNCALKNLIVLWCRENKLPLETVETNDKSNGVTVSKAALEAMRMTASFLVNKLRVLPSTETVEWIVHELRILAKTDSESRVCIAESGAIPLLVGYLGSNNPEVQVDAVTSLLNLSIVEANKTRIMETDGVVDGVVRVLRSGATWEAKGNAATTIFSLSTVPVYRKKLGRKKRVVKGLVELARVGPAISRQDALAALLNLAGERDCIGRLLEGGVLEMAVEIIDESPEEVVTIMAAMAKRGGATAVAATDGAIEKIATVLRDGPERAKESAAAALVAVCRRGGEEVVAQLVATPRIQKAIWELMGTGTVRARRKAANLLRTFQRWAAEPDNVGIVHVSTSIADLLIY